From the genome of Podospora pseudoanserina strain CBS 124.78 chromosome 7 map unlocalized CBS124.78p_7.2, whole genome shotgun sequence, one region includes:
- a CDS encoding uncharacterized protein (EggNog:ENOG503NXDU), with translation MSQPPPPPPPHGNNPRTTAGSAPSSGSGLPRGKYDVFIIPEHSAGAGFLYLPSLRPQWNSFFAGIACSVIVLLVFINFAPMIAQVLWSLRNLGAMGNLLWAAMAAMLFFFGRMQGESSSAKFYQSRANGSGQNPGAGYGGAKSEWYTPPPNPGPTPNQAPPPPPPPPTAEDEHEPRGGSYRSSWEEEPRPPPQPQPKANPPAPEPKPEPKPEPKARPEPKPEPRRTPTPEPTPEPKAEPKEPKPKKRSKKERRAEEAAKAEEAAKSAEVPKPAEPPKPKEMPRPKEAPKPAEAPKPKEVPIPAEPPKPKETPKPKEIPKPKEVPKPKVQPPPPPPTPPPAEERPMAPVSQPSPTKGTSAWEKAREETRKRIEEQKAKEAEQKRKEEMARRLRELREREAKEREKREADKREREERDRLKKEQEEKEKERIERELREKLEKENREIREKLEKEMREKLQRELREREARERKERETRERLAREREAREKAEREAREREIAREKEELRLKLEQERQAAREREAKEAQERKEREERLTRLRKEREERLKREEQARKEKEEREQNERRGTSYAYSSVGEKTSMWPNGKPPSVAPSESAWSAPTPPRAASPPPPSPTKPAPSPVPPKHTSIPRPAPAAPTPPPAAQSQYQPPPQKQPTPKPAASSTGTADEYSFRPYDTPKKSRKKSETDFSESSYAHSASTARTTPPPPMREPYTTNDPNKIVIRAVYAYLNEFSKTPAQQLISGIKPVTDGLILRITSAGLFVDDDVRGVAQREWDVKAWTLKQIEIWCPTHAQNASASSAPGSIPTNHPFFKTMPTRPRAAERGATKVMIGEEALEYLSEFSRCCKGTCRRGQASAGGPPARGLHLVRATQRDAGGKRYLFVVDEEEGWKIADGIAALRGSGQVRALGVAGFSSLESRTVLDSLGFHQ, from the coding sequence ATGAGCCagccaccgccccctccccctcctcatggGAACAATCCCAGAACGACGGCTGGTTCGGCACCTTCCTCCGGTTCTGGACTTCCACGAGGGAAATACGATGTTTTTATTATTCCAGAACACTCGGCCGGCGCTGGTTTCCTGTACCTGCCCTCCCTGAGGCCCCAGTGGAACAGCTTCTTCGCTGGCATCGCCTGTTCGGTGATCGTGCTGCTGGTATTCATCAACTTTGCACCGATGATTGCCCAGGTCTTATGGAGCTTGAGGAACTTGGGCGCAATGGGAAACCTGCTATGGGCGGCAATGGCAGCCATGCTGTTCTTCTTCGGACGAATGCAAGGGGAGAGCTCTTCCGCGAAATTCTATCAGAGTCGAGCGAATGGAAGTGGCCAGAACCCCGGTGCTGGATATGGAGGAGCCAAATCAGAATGgtacacccctcccccgaacCCCGGTCCCACACCCAACCAAgccccgccacctccacctccgccgcctaCTGCGGAGGACGAGCATGAGCCTCGTGGCGGCTCATACAGGTCGtcatgggaggaggagccacGCCCGCCACCGCAGCCACAACCAAAGGCTAATCCTCCCGCACCAGAACCGAAGCCGGAGCCAAAGCCGGAACCCAAGGCAAGACCGGAACCGAAGCCAGAGCCAAGGCGGACGCCAACCCCGGAACCCACACCGGAGCCAAAGGCAGAACCTAAGGAGCCGAAACCTAAGAAGAGATCGAAGAAGGAGCGCAgagccgaggaggctgccaaaGCCGAAGAGGCCGCCAAGTCTGCTGAGGTTCCCAAGCCTGCAGAGCCTCCTAAACCGAAGGAGATGCCGAGGCCCAAGGAGGCCCCGAAACCGGCCGAAGCACCCAAACCAAAGGAGGTCCCAATACCAGCTGAACCACCTAAGCCAAAGGAAACCCCCAAGCCGAAGGAGATTCCAAAGCCCAAAGAGGTACCGAAGCCGAAGGTccagccacctccaccaccgccaacccctcctcctgctgaGGAGCGACCCATGGCTCCGGTTTCCCAGCCGAGCCCGACCAAGGGCACTAGCGCTTGGGAGAAAGCAAGAGAAGAGACACGGAAGCGCATAGAGGAGCAGAAGGCCAAAGAGGCCGAGCAAAAGCGGAAAGAGGAGATGGCCCGGCGGTTGAGAGAGCTTCGCGAGCgcgaggccaaggagcgcGAGAAGCGGGAGGCCGacaagagggagagagaggaaagagACCGcctcaagaaggagcaagaggagaaggagaaggaaaggatCGAAAGagagttgagggagaagctggagaaggagaatcGTGAGATTCGTGAGAAGCTCGAAAAGGAAATGCGCGAAAAGCTTCAAAGGGAGCTGAGAGAACGCGAGGCCCGTGAGCGCAAAGAACGTGAAACCCGCGAGAGGTTGGCGAGAGAGCGTGAGGCTAGGGAGAAAGCCGAACGTGAAGCCAGGGAAAGGGAGATcgcgagggagaaggaggagctgcgACTCAAACTTGAGCAGGAGCGCCAGGCCGCCCGAGAAAGAGAGGCCAAGGAAGCTCAAGAGAGGAAAGAACGTGAAGAGCGTCTGACTCGACTGCGaaaggaaagagaggagCGCctcaagagggaggagcaagcccgcaaggaaaaggaagagagggagcagAACGAACGGAGAGGGACGTCATACGCCTACTCGTCTGTCGGTGAGAAGACGAGCATGTGGCCCAATGGTAAACCACCCAGCGTTGCTCCCTCAGAATCTGCTTGGTCagccccaactcctccaagAGCAGcttcaccgcctcctccatctccaacaaaGCCTGCACCATCGCCAGTTCCACCCAAGCATACATCCATTCCTCGGCCAGCACCAGCtgccccaacaccaccaccagctgccCAATCCCAGTACCAGCCCCCGCCACAGAAGCAGCCTACCCCTAAGCCAGCAGCATCGTCAACCGGTACAGCAGATGAATACTCGTTCCGACCGTACGACACGCCGAAGAAGTCGCGGAAGAAGTCAGAAACTGATTTCTCCGAGTCTTCCTATGCCCACTCGGCCTCGACCGCGAGAACCACgcccccgccgccgatgAGAGAGCCATACACAACCAACGACCCGAACAAGATCGTCATTCGAGCGGTGTACGCCTACCTCAACGAGTTTTCCAAGACGCCGGCGCAGCAGCTTATCTCGGGCATCAAGCCTGTCACGGACGGTCTCATTCTGCGAATCACGAGCGCGGGACTGTTCGTCGATGACGACGTACGAGGCGTGGCACAAAGGGAGTGGGACGTCAAGGCCTGGACTCTTAAGCAGATCGAGATCTGGTGTCCCACCCACGCGCAAAATGCCTCCGCTTCTAGTGCCCCAGGTTCGATCCCTACCAATcaccccttcttcaagaCCATGCCTACCCGTCCCCGCGCTGCTGAGCGTGGTGCGACCAAGGTAATGATTGGCGAAGAAGCGCTGGAGTATCTAAGTGAGTTCTCGCGATGCTGCAAGGGTACGTGTCGCCGTGGCCAGGCCTCGGCTGGTGGACCTCCGGCTAGGGGGCTGCATCTTGTCCGGGCCACGCAGAGGGATGCTGGTGGCAAGAGATACCTTtttgtggtggatgaggaggagggatggaaGATTGCCGATGGCATCGCGGCCCTCAGGGG